The Hydra vulgaris chromosome 11, alternate assembly HydraT2T_AEP genome contains a region encoding:
- the LOC136086983 gene encoding uncharacterized protein LOC136086983, producing the protein MQGKISSDNIELKLKSVDIEDRNRRNNLRIDGVVENNEEKNWEITKKKVKQLFKDNLGIEKDIIIDRAHRVGVANDKRERTIVLKLRDYEDKKTILERATKLKGTNIFLNEDFSFTTRKIRKELFDQAKIHRQNGYFAKVVYNKLIVHEFRENTRNTDVIPTCVNE; encoded by the coding sequence ATGCAGGGTAAAATATCTTCTGACAATAttgagttaaaattaaaaagcgtTGATATTGAAGACCGTAACAGAAGAAACAATTTAAGAATTGACGGGGTCGTtgaaaataatgaagaaaaGAATTGggaaatcacaaaaaaaaaggtaaagcaactatttaaagataatcttggtattgaaaaagatattataattGATCGGGCTCATCGAGTGGGAGTAGCTAATGATAAACGAGAGCGAACAATTGTCTTGAAGCTCCGGGATTACGAggacaaaaaaacaattttggaaagagcaacaaaattaaaaggaacTAATATCTTTCTAAACGAAGATTTTAGTTTTACCACGCGAAAAATTCGAAAGGAACTTTTTGATCAGGCGAAGATACATCGTCAAAATGGCTATTTTGCAAAAGTTGTTTACAACAAACTGATTGTTCACGAATTTCGAGAAAACACCCGCAACACAGATGTTATTCCGACATGCGTAAACGAGTAA